One stretch of Erpetoichthys calabaricus chromosome 14, fErpCal1.3, whole genome shotgun sequence DNA includes these proteins:
- the LOC114664591 gene encoding ras-related protein Rab-37-like isoform X2 produces the protein MEQQPSVQSGASGPSAMDPATECGHSPGTVAAPAYDEDLLHKTILVGDSGVGKTSLLVQFDQGKFIPGSFSATVGIGFTNKVVTVDSVKVKLQIWDTAGQERFRSVTHAYYRDAQALLLLYDITSKTSFDNIRAWLTEVHEYALQDVVIMLLGNKSDMSSERVIKQEEGERLAKEYGVPFMETSAKTGVNVELAFLAIAKELKQRAVQQPNEPKFQIHDFIESQKKKSSCCGFM, from the exons ATGGAGCAGCAGCCGTCCGTCCAGAGCGGCGCCAGTGGACCTTCGGCTATGGACCCGGCCACAGAGTGCGGGCACAGCCCTGGCACCGTCGCCGCACCCGCCTACGACGAGGACCTGCTGCATAAG accatccTGGTGGGAGACAGCGGAGTCGGGAAGACATCCCTGCTGGTGCAGTTTGACCAGGGAAAGTTCATCCCAGGGTCCTTCTCGGCCACCGTGGGCATCGGCTTTACG AATAAAGTGGTGACCGTGGACTCCGTGAAAGTGAAGTTACAG ATCTGGGACACGGCTGGGCAGGAAAGATTTCGCAGCGTGACGCACGCCTACTACAGGGATGCACAAG CTCTGCTTCTCCTGTATGACATCACCAGCAAGACGTCCTTTGACAACATCAGG GCCTGGCTCACCGAGGTCCACGAGTACGCGCTGCAGGACGTGGTCATCATGTTGCTAGGAAACAAG TCCGACATGAGCAGCGAGAGGGTCATCAAGCAGGAAGAAGGAGAGCGGCTGGCAAAG GAGTACGGTGTCCCCTTCATGGAGACGAGTGCCAAGACAGGTGTGAACGTCGAGCTGGCATTCCTCGCCATCGCCAA gGAGCTGAAGCAGCGGGCCGTCCAGCAGCCCAACGAGCCCAAATTCCAAATCCACGACTTCATCGAGTCGCAGAAGAAAAAGAGCAGCTGCTGCGGCTTCATGTAG
- the LOC114664591 gene encoding ras-related protein Rab-37-like isoform X1 translates to MSAKKRQRQDSSSPGDSLSRSGSTNDFYDLTFKVMLLGDSGVGKTCFLVQFKDGAFLAGNFIATVGIDFRNKVVTVDSVKVKLQIWDTAGQERFRSVTHAYYRDAQALLLLYDITSKTSFDNIRAWLTEVHEYALQDVVIMLLGNKSDMSSERVIKQEEGERLAKEYGVPFMETSAKTGVNVELAFLAIAKELKQRAVQQPNEPKFQIHDFIESQKKKSSCCGFM, encoded by the exons ATGTCTGCCAAGAAGCGGCAGAGACAGGACTCGAGCTCGCCGGGAGACTCGCTCAGCAGGTCGGGCTCCACCAACGACTTCTACGACCTGACGTTTAAG GTGATGCTGCTGGGAGACTCGGGCGTCGGGAAGACCTGCTTCCTGGTCCAGTTTAAGGATGGCGCCTTTCTGGCTGGCAACTTCATTGCCACCGTTGGAATTGACTTTCGG AATAAAGTGGTGACCGTGGACTCCGTGAAAGTGAAGTTACAG ATCTGGGACACGGCTGGGCAGGAAAGATTTCGCAGCGTGACGCACGCCTACTACAGGGATGCACAAG CTCTGCTTCTCCTGTATGACATCACCAGCAAGACGTCCTTTGACAACATCAGG GCCTGGCTCACCGAGGTCCACGAGTACGCGCTGCAGGACGTGGTCATCATGTTGCTAGGAAACAAG TCCGACATGAGCAGCGAGAGGGTCATCAAGCAGGAAGAAGGAGAGCGGCTGGCAAAG GAGTACGGTGTCCCCTTCATGGAGACGAGTGCCAAGACAGGTGTGAACGTCGAGCTGGCATTCCTCGCCATCGCCAA gGAGCTGAAGCAGCGGGCCGTCCAGCAGCCCAACGAGCCCAAATTCCAAATCCACGACTTCATCGAGTCGCAGAAGAAAAAGAGCAGCTGCTGCGGCTTCATGTAG